In Nycticebus coucang isolate mNycCou1 chromosome 9, mNycCou1.pri, whole genome shotgun sequence, the following are encoded in one genomic region:
- the FAM181A gene encoding protein FAM181A, giving the protein MLCIWRGAPDWPEGPPSSGELSSIQPTQGLHNCFQPDGARPAAPGLSQVSSVPFCGVADHQQNPPSSWKAPCSGPLVMASDSDVKMLLNFVNLASSDIKAALDKSAPCRRSVDHRKYLQKQLKRFSQKYSRLPRGLPGRAAESHLRRGPEDRPGRLLLDPGPESSPGGGRGYKEKALGNPYSEECLSKEQVLQGQSPEAARPGQVPMRKRQLPASFWEEPRPTHSYSMGLEGGLGPREGPPYEGKKNCKGLESLGPEAAAVPMSPRALAEKEPLKMPGVSLVGRSSAWSCCPLQYHGQPIYPGLPGTLPQSPIPSLGLWRKSPAFPGELAHFCKEVDGLGQVCRPVVLKPIPTKPAMAPPIFNVFGYL; this is encoded by the exons ATGCTTTGTATCTGGAGAGGCGCTCCTGATTGGCCTGAGGGGCCCCCCAGCTCCGGGGAGTTGTCCTCCATTCAGCCCACTCAAGGGCTGCACAACTGCTTCCAGCCGGACGGAGCGCGGCCCGCCGCGCCGGGCCTGTCCCAG GTCAGCTCGGTGCCCTTCTGTGGAGTTGCCGACCACCAGCAGAACCCACCCTCTTCATGGAAAGCCCCGTGCAGTGGCCCCCTGGTGATGGCATCTGACAGTGATGTGAAGATGCTGCTGAACTTTGTGAACCTGGCGTCCAGTGACATCAAGGCAGCCCTCGATAAGTCCGCACCCTGCCGCCGCTCCGTGGACCACCGCAAGTACCTGCAGAAGCAGCTCAAGCGCTTCTCCCAGAAGTATTCCCGGCTCCCGAGGGGCCTTCCTGGCAGAGCGGCTGAGTCCCACCTGAGGCGAGGGCCCGAGGACCGGCCTGGGAGGCTGCTCCTTGATCCAGGCCCTGAGTCCAGCCCTGGTGGGGGTAGGGGCTACAAGGAGAAGGCCTTGGGGAATCCCTACAGCGAGGAATGTCTTTCTAAGGAGCAGGTCCTACAGGGGCAGAGTCCAGAAGCTGCCAGGCCTGGCCAGGTGCCCATGAGGAAAAGACAGCTGCCCGCTTCCTTCTGGGAAGAGCCGAGGCCCACCCACAGCTACTCCATGGGGCTGGAGGGGGGACTGGGCCCCAGGGAGGGACCTCCCTATGAGGGTAAGAAAAATTGCAAGGGGTTGGAGTCCTTGGGGCCTGAGGCTGCCGCAGTGCCCATGTCCCCAAGGGCACTGGCTGAAAAGGAGCCACTCAAGATGCCTGGGGTTTCCCTGGTGGGCCGCAGCAGTGCCTGGAGCTGCTGCCCCTTGCAGTACCATGGACAGCCCATCTACCCAGGCCTGCCAGGGACCCTGCCTCAAAGCCCCATCCCCAGCCTTGGCCTATGGAGGAAAAGCCCGGCCTTCCCTGGGGAGCTGGCCCACTTCTGCAAGGAGGTGGATGGCCTGGGGCAGGTGTGCAGGCCAGTGGTGCTGAAGCCCATCCCCACCAAGCCAGCCATGGCCCCACCCATCTTCAATGTCTTTGGCTACCTCTAG